The proteins below come from a single Comamonas antarctica genomic window:
- a CDS encoding ABC transporter ATP-binding protein has protein sequence MSTLQAGGAWALQTQGLSVSLGGRPVLHDLTLRLATGRWTSIVGPNGAGKSTLLRALAGMGEARGQVLLQGRALAHWPGRERARTLAWLGQNQAAPTEMSVYDVAMLGRLPHQSWLAAPSAHDHAAVEQALRRTQAWDWRARSLGQLSGGERQRVLLARALAVQAPVLLMDEPLANLDPPHQTDWLHCMRELVARGTTVVSVLHEISMALQSQDLLVLAQGRVLHHGRSADAASHAALEQVFDHRIQVRAIDDQWVALPRLAPRAHPS, from the coding sequence ATGAGTACGCTGCAGGCCGGCGGCGCCTGGGCGCTGCAGACGCAAGGATTGTCGGTCTCGCTGGGCGGCCGGCCGGTGCTGCACGATCTCACGCTGCGCCTTGCCACGGGCCGCTGGACCAGCATCGTCGGCCCGAACGGCGCGGGCAAATCGACGCTGCTGCGCGCGCTGGCCGGCATGGGCGAGGCCCGCGGGCAGGTGCTGCTGCAGGGCCGCGCGCTGGCGCACTGGCCAGGGCGCGAGCGCGCAAGAACGCTGGCCTGGCTGGGGCAGAACCAGGCCGCGCCCACGGAAATGTCGGTGTACGACGTGGCCATGCTGGGCCGGCTGCCGCACCAATCCTGGCTCGCCGCGCCCTCGGCGCACGACCATGCCGCCGTCGAGCAGGCGCTGCGCCGCACGCAGGCCTGGGACTGGCGCGCGCGCAGCCTGGGCCAGCTGTCGGGCGGCGAACGCCAGCGCGTGCTGCTGGCGCGCGCGCTGGCGGTGCAGGCCCCGGTGCTGCTGATGGACGAGCCGCTGGCCAATCTCGATCCGCCGCACCAGACCGACTGGCTGCATTGCATGCGGGAACTCGTGGCGCGCGGCACCACGGTGGTGAGCGTGCTGCACGAGATCTCGATGGCGCTGCAGTCGCAGGACCTGCTGGTGCTGGCGCAGGGCCGGGTGCTGCACCACGGCCGCAGCGCCGACGCGGCCTCGCATGCGGCGCTCGAGCAGGTTTTCGACCACCGCATCCAGGTGCGCGCCATCGATGACCAGTGGGTGGCCTTGCCGCGCCTGGCCCCGCGCGCGCACCCGTCGTGA
- a CDS encoding FecCD family ABC transporter permease, protein MNAHRLHPRWLALALLLASLMLLLLGAGVGSTGWESVWNLRADPLAWQIVRDIRLPRTLGAWLAGALLGLAGAVAQGVFRNPLADPYLLGSASGASLGVALSMAALGASPFALQGLLRLGITGAAFAGAAGAVLLTLVLAKGAHDTLRLLLAGVVVGVVLGAASSMVLLLTPEILQSMQSFMLGSTAFIGWDACALMAAVLAAVLLAAWALGRVLDGLALGEATAQSLGLPLAPLRLLLILLLALATGTAVAQCGLIAFVGLAAPHLVRSLVRAMHRWLLLLSAGMGAVLLLGADLLARWLVAPQELPVGVLTAVLGGSYLLWLMHRRPLQESA, encoded by the coding sequence ATGAATGCCCACCGGCTGCATCCGCGCTGGCTCGCGCTGGCATTGCTGCTGGCGAGCCTGATGCTGCTGTTGCTGGGCGCGGGGGTCGGCAGCACCGGCTGGGAAAGCGTCTGGAATCTGCGCGCCGATCCACTGGCCTGGCAGATCGTGCGCGACATCCGCCTGCCGCGCACGCTCGGCGCCTGGCTGGCCGGCGCGCTCTTGGGGCTCGCGGGTGCGGTGGCCCAGGGCGTGTTCCGCAATCCGTTGGCTGACCCCTATCTGCTGGGCAGTGCCTCCGGTGCTTCGCTGGGCGTGGCGCTGTCGATGGCGGCGCTCGGGGCATCGCCGTTTGCGCTGCAGGGCCTGCTGCGCCTGGGCATCACCGGCGCAGCGTTTGCCGGGGCCGCGGGCGCGGTGCTGCTGACGCTGGTGCTGGCCAAAGGCGCGCATGACACGCTGCGGCTGCTGCTGGCCGGCGTGGTGGTGGGCGTGGTGCTGGGCGCGGCCTCGTCGATGGTGCTGCTGCTGACGCCCGAGATCCTGCAGTCCATGCAATCGTTCATGCTCGGCAGCACGGCCTTCATTGGCTGGGATGCGTGTGCGCTGATGGCTGCGGTGCTGGCTGCCGTGCTGCTTGCGGCCTGGGCGCTGGGCCGCGTGCTGGACGGGCTCGCGCTGGGCGAAGCCACGGCGCAAAGCCTGGGCTTGCCGCTGGCGCCGCTGCGTCTGCTGCTGATCCTGCTGCTGGCGCTGGCCACGGGCACGGCCGTGGCGCAATGCGGGCTGATTGCTTTTGTGGGCCTGGCCGCGCCGCACCTGGTGCGCTCGCTGGTGCGCGCCATGCACCGCTGGCTGCTGCTGCTGAGCGCCGGCATGGGCGCGGTGCTGCTGCTGGGCGCCGACCTGTTGGCGCGCTGGCTCGTGGCGCCGCAGGAGCTGCCGGTGGGCGTGCTCACGGCGGTGCTGGGCGGCAGCTATCTGCTGTGGCTGATGCACCGGCGTCCACTGCAGGAGAGCGCATGA